One Azospirillum lipoferum 4B DNA segment encodes these proteins:
- a CDS encoding response regulator produces the protein MKILLVEDEVLIALEQQLYLESVGHSIIGPAVTATEAVQLAEADKPDLALVDVHLGMGTNGIDAARGLNALGVPCLFITSFRDELKKDGPLTGIGCLPKPFTESGLLAAVDVARAVLAGETPRNVPQTMELFV, from the coding sequence ATGAAGATCCTGCTGGTGGAGGACGAGGTGCTGATCGCGCTGGAACAGCAGCTCTACCTGGAATCCGTCGGCCACAGCATCATCGGCCCCGCCGTCACGGCGACCGAGGCGGTGCAGCTGGCCGAGGCCGACAAGCCGGACCTGGCGCTGGTCGACGTGCATCTGGGCATGGGCACCAACGGCATAGACGCCGCGCGCGGCTTGAACGCACTGGGCGTACCCTGCCTGTTCATCACGTCGTTCCGCGACGAGCTGAAGAAGGACGGCCCGCTCACCGGCATCGGCTGCCTGCCCAAGCCCTTCACCGAAAGCGGCCTGCTTGCCGCCGTCGACGTCGCCCGCGCGGTCCTGGCGGGGGAGACGCCGCGCAACGTGCCGCAGACGATGGAACTGTTCGTGTGA
- a CDS encoding HD-GYP domain-containing protein, giving the protein MTMPPPNSDKPRILIVDDEPINLKVMADLLRDSYGLIVAKDGPQALARLAGDPLPDLILLDVMMPGMDGVEVCRRLKEDARTRDLPVIFITAMGQVHDETRGFAVGAVDYITKPISPPVVLARVRTHIALREARRALALQNRQLEDRVAERTRDLLRAQDATIRAMASLAETRDNETGNHIRRTQNYVLALALHLRRDPRYAGRLDEETIELLYKSAPLHDVGKVGIPDSILLKPGKLTDDEFHIMKTHAALGHDAIFAAEGQADMAAGESSFLRIAREIAHGHHERWDGTGYPQGLAGEAIPLSARLMAVADVYDALISRRCYKPPFPHEKAAAIIREGSGSHFDPAVVAAFTALEDEFKDIADRYSDEE; this is encoded by the coding sequence ATGACCATGCCGCCTCCCAACAGCGACAAGCCGCGGATCCTGATCGTCGACGACGAGCCGATCAACCTCAAGGTCATGGCCGACCTGTTGCGCGACAGCTATGGGCTGATCGTGGCGAAGGATGGGCCGCAGGCGCTCGCCCGGCTGGCCGGCGACCCGCTGCCGGACCTGATCCTGCTCGACGTGATGATGCCGGGCATGGACGGGGTGGAGGTGTGCAGACGGCTGAAGGAGGATGCCCGCACCCGTGACCTGCCGGTGATCTTCATCACCGCGATGGGACAGGTCCATGACGAGACCCGCGGATTCGCGGTGGGCGCCGTCGACTACATCACCAAGCCGATCTCCCCGCCGGTGGTGCTGGCGCGGGTCCGCACCCACATCGCCCTGCGCGAGGCTCGCCGTGCGCTCGCCCTCCAGAACCGGCAACTGGAAGACCGGGTGGCGGAGCGCACGCGCGACCTGCTGCGCGCCCAGGACGCCACCATCCGCGCCATGGCCTCGCTCGCCGAGACCCGCGACAACGAGACCGGCAACCACATCCGCCGCACCCAGAACTATGTCCTGGCGCTCGCCCTCCATCTCAGACGCGACCCGCGCTATGCCGGCCGGCTGGACGAGGAAACCATCGAACTTCTGTACAAGTCGGCGCCGCTGCACGATGTCGGCAAGGTCGGCATCCCGGATTCGATCCTGCTGAAGCCGGGGAAGCTGACCGACGACGAGTTCCACATCATGAAGACCCACGCCGCGCTGGGCCACGACGCCATCTTCGCCGCCGAAGGGCAGGCGGATATGGCTGCCGGCGAAAGCTCTTTCCTGCGCATCGCGCGGGAGATCGCCCACGGCCACCACGAACGCTGGGACGGCACCGGCTATCCGCAGGGGCTGGCGGGGGAGGCGATCCCGCTGTCGGCCCGCCTGATGGCGGTGGCCGACGTCTACGACGCCCTGATCAGCCGGCGCTGCTACAAGCCGCCCTTCCCGCACGAGAAAGCGGCGGCGATCATCCGCGAGGGCAGCGGCAGCCATTTCGACCCCGCCGTCGTCGCCGCCTTCACCGCGTTGGAGGACGAGTTCAAGGACATCGCCGACCGTTACAGCGACGAGGAGTGA
- a CDS encoding PAS domain S-box protein, which produces MHRLLQSQFKRVLGLQSAEAAESVLAELRALAGQAGLSPEAARMLDSLPALFGRIGQSYEQADRDLTLRARSLQLSSEELADANERLRREAAAQAHAIRRLRGVANSLLRADGRPELPDSADSSPTDSLERLSQLMAGLVEERSAAQRALEQQKFALDQHAIVSITDNRGVITYANDKFCQISGFSRDELLGRSHRIVNSGRHPSGFFAEMWHTIMDGQVWHGEICNRTKAGDDYWVAATIVPQLTADGQPHQYIAIRTDITERKRMEAELEDSRRFLQSITDSMGEGVFSLDRNGFCTFLNPEAERLLGWSLEDLRGIPLHDAVHYKDRQGNPVARENCAVLNSVRRGEAYRSETDHFVRRDGTVFPIAITTVPLREEGRIVGSVTVFQDITERQRMLTALQESEERLTVALDASNTGLWDWNPVTDHAYYSDRWLGMLGYAPGELPPCGATWLGLLHEDDRDRVLAMLEEHVAGRLAVYEVEFRMRHKSGAWVWILSAGKVTERDAAGRPTRITGIHKDVTDRKRTEDELARAKEEADRANRQKSDFLANMSHEIRTPMNAVIGLSHLMMKTDLTPRQRDYLDKIHASSRSLLGIINDILDFSKVEAGKLTIEAIPFHVGDVLQEVATVVLPKLREKGLELIVDLNGDVPGTLVGDPLRLGQVILNLVSNAVKFTERGEVVVTVGGRIGTADDYRLEVEVCDTGIGMSPEQTAALFRPFTQADTSTTRRFGGTGLGLAICRQLVELMGGAVSVESRPGEGSIFRFSIRCRVAAGDTADDRLPRHLMDRRVLVVDDSDAVRSILTDMLERFGLTVEAVADGLSALRRLEEGQAGSQPPVELVVLDWRMPDLDGVETLRRLRALPGAQPPVVMTTAYGADGVQGALDGALDGMAGPAGPVTAVLEKPVTPSAMFDSVMMALGGAGPRMADAVRRIHDPAQSTELSALVGRTVLLVEDNLVNQQVACGLLELVGIEAMVVGSGEEALQCLREVKFDLVLMDVQMPGLDGYETTRLIRRDLELSSLPIVAMTAHAMAGDRERCLDAGMNDHVSKPIDPEALYAALARWLKPVRGLGNGLGGGTSPGTAAAPVVAAVSAAPALPENLPALDLAVARRNVNGNLALLRRILIDFAATHAGEAARLTAAAREERWKDLLRLSHTLKGTAATIGAMDLSALAGAVERGAMTSPPMLEDGILDRLAEALALVVEGIGTLGRPAGEAATTAETPAMQLSATLPRDTLLAAQSLADQLGGLLIAGDPEAGDMADGLARLLAGSPAAAAADRVNRHAGAFDFEDAAAALAELRDRLRDLKETAT; this is translated from the coding sequence ATGCACCGTCTGCTGCAAAGCCAGTTCAAGCGCGTACTGGGCCTGCAAAGCGCGGAAGCGGCGGAGTCCGTCCTGGCGGAGCTGAGGGCGCTTGCCGGCCAAGCCGGCCTGTCGCCGGAGGCGGCGCGGATGCTGGACAGTCTGCCGGCCCTGTTCGGCCGCATCGGCCAGAGCTACGAGCAGGCCGACCGCGACCTGACCCTGCGGGCGCGCAGCCTTCAATTGAGTTCCGAGGAACTGGCGGACGCCAACGAGCGGTTGCGGCGGGAGGCGGCGGCCCAGGCCCATGCGATCCGCCGCCTGCGCGGCGTCGCCAACAGCCTGCTGCGCGCCGACGGCCGCCCCGAGCTGCCGGATTCCGCCGACAGCAGTCCGACCGACAGCCTGGAGCGGTTGAGCCAGCTGATGGCAGGGCTGGTGGAGGAACGCTCCGCCGCCCAACGGGCGCTGGAACAGCAGAAATTCGCGCTTGACCAGCACGCCATCGTCAGCATCACCGACAACCGCGGCGTCATCACCTACGCCAACGACAAGTTCTGCCAGATCAGCGGCTTCTCCCGCGACGAGCTTTTGGGCCGTTCGCACCGCATCGTGAACTCGGGCCGCCACCCCTCCGGCTTCTTCGCGGAGATGTGGCACACCATCATGGACGGACAGGTCTGGCACGGCGAGATCTGCAACCGGACCAAGGCCGGCGACGACTATTGGGTGGCCGCCACCATCGTGCCGCAGCTGACCGCCGACGGGCAGCCGCACCAGTACATCGCAATCCGCACCGACATCACCGAACGCAAGCGGATGGAGGCGGAGCTGGAGGACAGCCGCCGTTTCCTGCAAAGCATCACCGACAGCATGGGCGAGGGCGTCTTCTCGCTGGACCGCAACGGCTTCTGCACCTTCCTGAATCCGGAAGCGGAACGGCTGCTCGGCTGGTCGCTGGAGGATCTGCGCGGCATCCCCCTGCACGACGCCGTCCATTACAAGGACCGGCAGGGGAACCCGGTCGCCCGGGAAAATTGCGCCGTCCTGAACAGCGTCCGCCGCGGCGAAGCCTACCGCTCGGAGACCGATCATTTCGTCCGGCGCGACGGCACCGTCTTCCCCATCGCCATCACCACCGTACCGCTGCGCGAGGAGGGGCGCATCGTCGGTTCGGTCACCGTCTTCCAGGACATCACCGAACGCCAGCGCATGCTGACCGCCCTGCAGGAAAGCGAGGAGCGGCTGACCGTGGCGCTGGACGCCTCCAACACCGGGCTGTGGGATTGGAACCCGGTGACCGACCACGCCTATTACTCCGACCGCTGGCTCGGCATGCTGGGCTACGCACCCGGGGAGCTGCCGCCCTGCGGCGCCACCTGGCTGGGACTGCTGCACGAGGACGACCGGGACCGGGTTCTCGCCATGCTGGAGGAGCATGTCGCCGGCCGCCTCGCGGTCTACGAGGTCGAGTTCCGCATGCGCCACAAGTCCGGCGCCTGGGTCTGGATCCTGTCGGCCGGCAAGGTGACGGAGCGCGACGCGGCGGGCCGGCCCACCCGCATCACCGGCATCCACAAGGACGTGACCGACCGCAAGCGCACCGAGGACGAGCTGGCGCGCGCCAAGGAGGAGGCCGACCGCGCCAACCGGCAGAAGAGCGATTTCCTGGCCAACATGAGCCACGAGATCCGCACGCCGATGAATGCGGTGATCGGTCTCAGCCACCTGATGATGAAGACCGACCTGACGCCGCGGCAGCGCGATTACCTGGACAAGATCCACGCATCCTCGCGCAGCCTGCTCGGCATCATCAACGACATCCTCGACTTCTCCAAGGTGGAAGCCGGCAAGCTGACCATCGAGGCGATCCCCTTCCATGTCGGCGACGTCCTGCAGGAGGTGGCGACCGTCGTCCTGCCCAAGCTGCGGGAAAAGGGGCTGGAGCTGATCGTCGACCTGAACGGCGACGTGCCGGGCACGCTGGTGGGCGATCCGCTGCGGCTGGGGCAGGTGATCCTGAACCTCGTCTCCAACGCGGTGAAGTTCACGGAGCGGGGCGAGGTGGTGGTGACGGTGGGCGGCCGCATCGGCACCGCCGACGATTACCGGCTGGAGGTGGAGGTCTGCGACACCGGCATCGGCATGTCGCCCGAACAGACGGCGGCGCTTTTCCGCCCCTTCACCCAGGCCGACACCTCCACCACGCGGCGCTTCGGCGGCACCGGGCTGGGGCTGGCGATCTGCCGGCAGCTGGTGGAGCTGATGGGCGGCGCCGTGTCGGTGGAAAGCCGGCCGGGGGAAGGCAGCATCTTCCGCTTCTCCATCCGCTGCCGGGTCGCGGCCGGCGACACCGCCGACGACCGGCTGCCGCGTCACCTGATGGACCGGCGGGTGCTGGTGGTCGACGACAGCGACGCCGTGCGCTCCATCCTGACCGACATGCTGGAGCGCTTCGGCCTGACCGTGGAAGCGGTGGCCGACGGCCTGTCGGCGCTGCGGCGGCTGGAGGAGGGGCAGGCCGGCAGCCAGCCGCCGGTGGAGCTGGTGGTGCTGGACTGGCGCATGCCCGACCTCGACGGGGTGGAGACCCTGCGCCGCCTGCGCGCGCTGCCGGGCGCCCAGCCGCCGGTGGTGATGACCACGGCCTATGGCGCCGATGGGGTGCAGGGAGCGCTGGATGGGGCGCTCGACGGTATGGCCGGCCCCGCCGGACCGGTCACCGCCGTGCTGGAAAAGCCGGTGACGCCATCGGCCATGTTCGATTCGGTGATGATGGCGCTCGGCGGCGCCGGTCCCCGCATGGCGGACGCCGTCCGCCGAATCCACGATCCGGCCCAGTCGACGGAGCTGTCGGCGCTGGTCGGGCGCACCGTCCTGCTGGTGGAGGACAATCTGGTCAACCAGCAGGTCGCCTGCGGCCTTCTGGAGCTGGTCGGCATCGAGGCGATGGTGGTCGGCAGCGGCGAAGAGGCCTTGCAATGCCTGCGCGAGGTCAAGTTCGACCTCGTGCTGATGGACGTGCAGATGCCGGGGCTGGACGGCTACGAGACGACCCGGCTGATCCGGCGCGACCTGGAGCTGTCGAGCCTGCCGATCGTCGCCATGACCGCGCATGCCATGGCCGGTGACCGCGAGCGCTGCCTGGACGCCGGCATGAACGACCATGTCTCCAAACCGATCGACCCGGAGGCGCTCTATGCGGCCCTCGCCCGCTGGTTGAAGCCGGTGCGCGGGCTGGGGAACGGATTGGGGGGCGGCACGTCGCCCGGAACGGCGGCGGCGCCGGTGGTGGCAGCCGTCTCGGCCGCACCGGCGCTGCCGGAAAACCTGCCGGCACTCGACCTTGCCGTCGCCCGCCGCAACGTGAACGGCAACCTCGCCCTGCTGCGCCGCATCCTGATCGACTTCGCCGCCACCCATGCCGGGGAGGCGGCGCGCCTGACCGCCGCGGCGCGGGAGGAGCGATGGAAGGATTTGCTCCGCCTGTCCCATACGCTGAAAGGCACCGCCGCCACCATCGGTGCCATGGACCTGTCGGCCCTGGCCGGCGCGGTGGAGCGGGGGGCGATGACCTCTCCGCCCATGCTGGAGGACGGCATCCTCGACCGGCTGGCCGAGGCGCTTGCGCTGGTGGTGGAGGGAATCGGCACCCTCGGCCGTCCGGCGGGGGAGGCGGCAACCACCGCCGAGACACCGGCGATGCAGCTGTCCGCCACACTGCCGCGCGATACGCTGCTGGCGGCGCAGTCCCTCGCCGACCAGCTGGGCGGCCTGCTGATCGCCGGCGATCCGGAGGCCGGCGACATGGCCGACGGGCTGGCCCGCCTGCTGGCCGGCAGCCCGGCCGCCGCCGCGGCCGACCGGGTGAACCGCCATGCCGGCGCCTTCGACTTCGAGGATGCCGCCGCCGCCCTTGCCGAGCTGCGCGACCGGCTTCGTGACCTGAAAGAGACCGCGACATGA
- a CDS encoding sensor histidine kinase, protein MWALDVLGALDAGILLLDRHCRVLYWNGWMEQASTLTAREILGHDLFDALPNLRESRLHIAVRDTLATGAPGVLSHTLNPMLFPLRLPDGRRMVHNVVIRPLPTHAQTMGGAAGGEARCLIQVTDVTASVNRERVLREQRDARYRAIVDTAPDAIVTTDTRGMVQWMNGAATRQFDYRPEELIGQSVTVLLGDDAPDWIAMAEHSGPGSSGSLDAVTQPVELSGRRRDRSHIDLELSMARWESEGRSFITGILRDITERRRTREELRASALAMRQLAEQTKATLDALPAFIAVLDRSGHIVSVNRAWAEAGPETTFLGQGCIVGDDYLDHCGRGRAADPRADDVMEGLRRLLSDGGPPVSAEYVTTNQHWFRCLAAPMPAGPFGGTVLMHIDVTEIKSMEAALRKLVGQKSTLLREVNHRVKNSLQLVSSLLTLQTLSLPDEAVRVHFQDARSRIEAIARVHNRLYQADQFQTIEFGTYLNELCEDLARASGGESMCDIVVRSEVIDLPIDHAAPLGLIANELITNAVKHRGGGAARVTVTFRREGDDLSLTVSDRGPGLPSNFDIRKSRSLGMRLISSLAGQIRASVDIDTNPQGTTFRIELPVPDAVPLLEASSAEEFDG, encoded by the coding sequence ATGTGGGCCCTGGATGTCCTGGGGGCGCTCGATGCAGGGATCCTGCTTCTCGACCGCCATTGCCGGGTGCTGTACTGGAACGGCTGGATGGAGCAGGCCTCCACCCTGACCGCCAGGGAAATCCTTGGGCATGACCTGTTCGATGCGCTGCCGAACCTGCGCGAATCGCGCCTGCACATCGCGGTGCGCGACACGCTGGCGACCGGGGCGCCCGGCGTTCTGTCCCACACGCTGAACCCGATGCTGTTCCCGCTGCGCCTGCCGGACGGGCGGCGGATGGTCCACAATGTGGTGATCCGTCCGTTGCCGACCCACGCCCAGACGATGGGCGGGGCGGCCGGAGGAGAGGCGCGCTGCCTGATCCAGGTGACCGACGTCACCGCATCGGTGAACCGCGAGCGCGTCCTGCGCGAGCAGCGCGACGCCCGCTATCGCGCCATCGTCGACACCGCTCCCGACGCCATCGTCACCACCGACACCCGCGGCATGGTGCAGTGGATGAACGGTGCCGCCACCCGCCAGTTCGACTATCGCCCGGAGGAACTGATCGGGCAGAGCGTGACGGTGCTGCTGGGCGACGACGCACCGGACTGGATCGCGATGGCCGAGCATAGCGGGCCGGGCAGTTCCGGCAGCCTGGATGCCGTCACCCAGCCGGTTGAACTGTCCGGCCGGCGCCGCGACCGCAGCCACATCGACCTGGAACTGTCGATGGCGCGCTGGGAATCGGAAGGACGCAGCTTCATCACCGGCATCCTGCGCGACATCACCGAACGCCGCCGCACTCGTGAGGAGCTGCGGGCCAGCGCGCTCGCCATGCGGCAGCTGGCCGAGCAGACCAAGGCGACGCTGGATGCGCTGCCCGCCTTCATCGCCGTGCTCGACCGGTCCGGCCACATCGTCTCGGTCAACCGCGCCTGGGCCGAAGCCGGACCGGAGACGACCTTCCTCGGCCAGGGCTGCATCGTCGGCGACGATTACCTCGACCATTGCGGCAGGGGCAGGGCCGCCGACCCGCGGGCGGACGACGTGATGGAGGGCCTGCGCAGGCTGCTGAGCGACGGGGGGCCGCCGGTGTCGGCGGAATATGTCACCACCAACCAGCATTGGTTCCGCTGCCTCGCCGCCCCCATGCCGGCCGGTCCCTTCGGCGGCACGGTGCTGATGCACATCGACGTGACGGAGATCAAGTCGATGGAGGCGGCGCTGCGCAAGCTGGTCGGCCAGAAATCGACCCTGCTGCGCGAGGTCAACCACCGCGTCAAGAACAGCCTGCAGCTGGTGTCCAGCCTTCTGACCCTGCAGACCCTCAGCCTGCCGGACGAGGCGGTGCGGGTGCATTTCCAGGACGCCCGCAGCCGCATCGAGGCCATCGCCCGCGTTCACAACCGGCTCTATCAGGCGGACCAGTTCCAGACCATCGAGTTCGGCACCTACCTGAACGAGCTGTGCGAGGATCTGGCCCGTGCGTCGGGCGGCGAGAGCATGTGCGACATCGTCGTGCGGTCCGAGGTCATCGACCTGCCGATCGACCATGCCGCGCCGCTGGGCCTGATCGCGAACGAGCTGATCACCAACGCGGTGAAACATCGCGGAGGCGGGGCGGCACGGGTGACGGTGACCTTCCGGCGCGAGGGCGACGACCTGTCCCTGACCGTGTCGGACCGCGGTCCGGGGCTGCCGTCCAACTTCGACATCCGCAAGAGCCGCAGTCTGGGCATGCGCCTGATTTCCAGCCTCGCCGGCCAGATCCGCGCCAGCGTGGACATCGACACCAACCCGCAGGGGACAACCTTCCGGATCGAGCTTCCGGTGCCCGACGCGGTGCCGCTGCTGGAAGCCTCCTCCGCCGAGGAGTTCGACGGATGA
- a CDS encoding YgiQ family radical SAM protein, with translation MLAAPNLFAHRPDRSVRPKAAPFLPMSRAEMDRLGWDQCDVIVVTGDAYVDHPSFGMAIIGRLLESQGLRVGIIAQPDWSSAEPFKILGKPRLFWGVTGGNMDSMVNHYTADRRLRHNDSYTPNDEGGKRPDRAVIVYSQRCREAFKDVPIVLGGIEASLRRIAQYDHWSEKIRRSVLVDSKADMLVYGNAERAIIEIAQRALKGESPKAMTDIRGTAIMRSSLPEGWTVVDSSSIDDPSAPVSPRAAGADRMAVRLPSYEQVTADKVLYAHASRVLHQESNPGNARALVQRHGDRDVWLNPPPIPLETNEMDGVYDLPYARAPHPSYGDARIPAWEMIRFSVNIMRGCFGGCSFCSITEHEGRIIQSRSEGSILREIELIRDKTKGFTGVISDMGGPTANMYRLACKDKETESVCRRPSCVFPDICKNLNTDHSSLVQLYRKARAVPGVKKIHIASGLRYDLAVRNPEYVKELVTHHVGGYLKIAPEHTEPGPLAKMMKPGMGAYDEFKRMFDKAAKEAGKKLYLIPYFIAAHPGTTDEDMMNLALWLKRNGFKADQVQTFLPSPMSLATAMYHSERNPLRPVRRVGSEMVSSAKGLKQRRLHKAFLRYHDPENWPILREALKRMGREDLIGPGEEQLIPAWQPVGATAKPREKGGKTFLTQQAGQGRRVVPPVGNKPAGGHPVRTERDGRAGRNGKLSPKAR, from the coding sequence ATGCTCGCGGCCCCCAACCTGTTCGCCCACCGCCCGGACCGGAGCGTGCGCCCCAAGGCGGCACCCTTCCTGCCGATGTCGCGTGCGGAAATGGACCGGCTGGGCTGGGACCAGTGCGATGTCATCGTCGTCACCGGCGACGCCTATGTCGACCATCCCAGCTTCGGCATGGCGATCATCGGCCGGCTGCTGGAATCGCAGGGCCTGCGCGTCGGCATCATCGCCCAGCCGGACTGGAGCAGTGCGGAACCGTTCAAGATCCTGGGCAAGCCGCGGCTGTTCTGGGGCGTGACCGGCGGCAACATGGATTCGATGGTCAACCACTACACGGCCGACCGTCGCCTGCGCCACAACGACAGCTACACCCCGAACGACGAGGGCGGCAAGCGACCGGACCGCGCCGTCATCGTCTATTCCCAACGCTGCCGCGAAGCCTTCAAGGACGTGCCCATCGTGCTGGGCGGCATCGAGGCGTCCTTGCGCCGCATCGCCCAATACGACCATTGGAGCGAGAAGATCCGCCGCTCCGTCCTGGTCGATTCCAAGGCGGACATGCTGGTCTACGGCAACGCCGAACGCGCCATCATCGAGATCGCCCAGCGCGCGCTGAAGGGAGAATCGCCCAAGGCGATGACCGACATCCGCGGCACCGCCATCATGCGCTCCTCCCTGCCGGAGGGCTGGACGGTGGTCGACAGCAGTTCCATCGACGATCCGTCGGCCCCGGTGTCGCCGCGCGCCGCCGGCGCCGACCGCATGGCGGTGCGCCTGCCCAGCTACGAGCAGGTGACGGCCGACAAGGTGCTCTATGCCCATGCCAGCCGCGTCCTGCACCAGGAGAGCAACCCCGGCAACGCCCGCGCGCTGGTCCAGCGCCACGGCGACCGCGACGTCTGGCTGAACCCGCCGCCGATCCCGCTGGAAACCAACGAGATGGATGGCGTCTACGACCTGCCCTATGCGCGGGCGCCCCACCCGTCCTATGGCGACGCGCGCATCCCGGCCTGGGAGATGATCCGCTTCTCGGTCAACATCATGCGGGGATGCTTCGGCGGCTGTTCCTTCTGCTCGATCACCGAGCATGAGGGCCGCATCATCCAGAGCCGGTCGGAAGGCTCCATCCTGCGCGAGATCGAGCTTATCCGCGACAAGACCAAGGGCTTCACCGGCGTCATCTCCGACATGGGCGGGCCGACCGCCAACATGTATCGCCTCGCCTGCAAGGACAAGGAGACGGAATCCGTCTGCCGGCGCCCGTCCTGCGTCTTCCCGGACATCTGCAAGAACCTGAACACCGACCATTCCTCGCTGGTCCAGCTCTACCGCAAGGCCCGCGCGGTGCCGGGGGTGAAGAAGATCCACATCGCATCCGGCCTGCGCTACGACCTCGCCGTGCGCAACCCGGAATATGTCAAGGAGCTGGTGACCCACCATGTCGGCGGATACCTGAAGATCGCGCCGGAACACACCGAGCCGGGTCCGCTGGCGAAGATGATGAAGCCCGGCATGGGCGCCTATGACGAGTTCAAGCGGATGTTCGACAAGGCGGCGAAGGAGGCGGGGAAGAAGCTCTACCTGATCCCCTACTTCATCGCCGCCCATCCCGGCACCACGGACGAGGACATGATGAACCTCGCCTTGTGGCTGAAGCGGAACGGCTTCAAGGCGGATCAGGTGCAGACCTTCCTGCCCTCGCCGATGTCTCTGGCGACCGCCATGTACCACAGCGAGCGCAACCCGCTGCGCCCGGTGCGCCGTGTCGGGTCGGAGATGGTGTCGTCGGCGAAGGGGCTGAAGCAGCGCCGCCTGCACAAGGCCTTCCTGCGCTACCACGATCCGGAGAACTGGCCGATCCTGCGCGAGGCGCTGAAGCGCATGGGCCGCGAGGATCTGATCGGACCGGGCGAGGAGCAGCTGATCCCGGCGTGGCAGCCGGTCGGCGCCACCGCCAAGCCGCGGGAGAAAGGGGGCAAGACCTTCCTGACCCAGCAGGCCGGCCAGGGACGCCGCGTGGTGCCGCCGGTGGGGAACAAACCGGCCGGCGGCCATCCGGTACGTACCGAGCGGGATGGCAGGGCCGGCCGGAATGGGAAGCTGTCACCCAAGGCCCGGTAG
- a CDS encoding DUF2076 domain-containing protein, which yields MTPEERTLLSDLFRRLREVETQPRDGEAEDFIRRAVQDQPLSAYYMAQTVLVQQQALSAAQTRIEELERQLRDRPAQPAPSGGSFLSNALGIGRSPWSRGAEPPPAGRSPWGGGPGAAYPQQPYAPPPFPQAGMAPGMAPGMAPRGGGFFAGAAQTAAGVAGGMLAASAISSLLHHSPGPFGEVAAQTPVSETINETVINNYGSDRGPQADAVQEASYDPDPPPADDASFDDAPFDDGSSGDGGDSWI from the coding sequence ATGACCCCCGAGGAACGCACACTTCTGTCCGACCTGTTCCGCCGCCTGCGCGAGGTGGAAACACAGCCGCGCGACGGCGAAGCGGAGGACTTCATCCGCCGCGCGGTCCAGGACCAGCCGCTGTCCGCCTATTACATGGCGCAGACCGTTCTGGTTCAGCAGCAGGCTTTGTCCGCGGCGCAGACCCGGATCGAGGAGTTGGAGCGGCAGTTGCGCGACCGACCGGCCCAGCCGGCGCCGTCCGGCGGCAGTTTCCTGTCGAATGCGCTCGGCATCGGCCGCAGCCCGTGGAGCCGGGGTGCCGAGCCGCCCCCCGCTGGCCGCAGTCCGTGGGGCGGCGGACCGGGTGCCGCATACCCGCAGCAACCCTATGCGCCGCCGCCTTTCCCGCAAGCCGGCATGGCGCCCGGAATGGCCCCCGGCATGGCACCTCGCGGCGGCGGCTTCTTCGCCGGAGCGGCGCAGACGGCGGCGGGTGTGGCCGGCGGCATGCTGGCGGCGAGTGCCATCTCCTCCCTGCTGCACCATTCCCCCGGCCCCTTCGGTGAGGTGGCGGCGCAGACCCCGGTCAGCGAGACGATCAACGAGACGGTGATCAACAACTATGGCAGCGACCGGGGACCGCAGGCCGATGCGGTTCAGGAAGCCTCCTACGACCCCGACCCGCCGCCGGCGGACGATGCGTCGTTCGACGATGCGCCCTTCGATGACGGCAGCAGCGGCGATGGGGGCGATTCCTGGATCTGA
- a CDS encoding chemotaxis protein CheX, producing the protein MNRRREMVELTDLERDALTELVNMGVGRAATHLSRMVNDQVLLSVPTVDIVSRQEASDFLNARERSGLVAVEQQFHGSFDGRAMLIFPEANSLELARAVLGGDLTLAEIVDLEQDALAEIGNIILNGCLVVVANALKDRLTISLPAVLRGDGANILKDKAGSADELVLFLYIDFTIRSRSIRGYIALLMGVSSLESLQLLIHAFIEDIASEDPTSAGTPHGPQIA; encoded by the coding sequence ATGAACAGGCGCCGAGAGATGGTGGAACTGACCGACCTGGAGCGCGATGCGCTGACCGAGTTGGTGAACATGGGAGTCGGCCGTGCCGCCACCCATCTCAGCCGCATGGTCAACGACCAGGTCCTGCTGTCCGTCCCGACCGTGGACATCGTCAGCCGGCAGGAAGCATCCGATTTCCTGAACGCGCGGGAGCGCAGCGGGCTGGTGGCGGTGGAACAGCAGTTCCACGGCTCCTTCGATGGGCGCGCCATGCTGATCTTTCCGGAGGCCAACAGCCTGGAACTGGCCCGCGCGGTGCTAGGCGGCGACCTGACGCTTGCCGAGATCGTCGATCTGGAGCAGGACGCCCTGGCGGAGATCGGCAACATCATCCTGAACGGCTGCCTCGTCGTGGTCGCCAACGCGCTGAAGGACCGGCTGACCATCTCGCTGCCGGCGGTGCTGCGCGGCGACGGCGCCAACATCCTCAAGGACAAGGCGGGAAGCGCGGACGAGCTGGTGCTGTTCCTCTACATCGACTTCACGATCCGCAGCCGCAGCATCCGCGGCTACATCGCCTTGCTGATGGGCGTCTCCTCGCTGGAGTCGCTGCAATTGTTGATCCATGCCTTCATCGAAGACATCGCCTCCGAAGACCCAACATCCGCCGGAACGCCGCATGGTCCCCAGATTGCCTGA